In Streptomyces qaidamensis, one DNA window encodes the following:
- a CDS encoding lipid II:glycine glycyltransferase FemX — MSVRVQPITRDEHLAFVTARPSASHTQLPSWGAVKPDWRAESLGWFDGGGQLVGVGLVLLRPLPGPRLPGLPRYLAYLPEGPLIDWQEPGLERLLEPMLAHLRRRGAFAVRMGPPVVVRRWSADAVKAAIADPAARRLRDVRATSYEPRAGQVADSLRRMGWRQSEASGEDGFAAGQPRYVFQVPFAGRSLEDIHNGLNQQWRRNIKKAEKAGVKVVRGDLEDLPAFHELYCETAERDRFIPRPLPYFQRMWSALTAEHPDRMRLYLAHHDGEVLAAATMLTVGDHVWYSYGASTARRREVQPSSAVQWRMMTDAHELGAAVYDLRGITDTLEESSHLLGLLRFKVGTGGEAVEYLGEWDYPLNRLLYKALNLYLARR; from the coding sequence ATGAGCGTCCGCGTCCAGCCGATCACCCGTGACGAGCACCTCGCGTTCGTCACGGCCCGCCCCTCCGCCAGCCACACCCAGCTGCCCTCCTGGGGTGCGGTCAAGCCCGACTGGCGGGCGGAGAGCCTCGGCTGGTTCGACGGCGGCGGGCAGCTCGTCGGCGTGGGACTGGTGCTGCTGCGCCCCCTGCCCGGGCCGCGCCTGCCCGGGCTGCCGCGGTACCTCGCCTACCTCCCCGAGGGCCCGCTGATCGACTGGCAGGAGCCCGGCCTCGAACGGCTGCTGGAGCCGATGCTCGCGCACCTGAGACGGCGGGGCGCCTTCGCGGTGCGGATGGGCCCGCCGGTCGTGGTGCGCCGCTGGAGCGCCGACGCGGTCAAGGCGGCGATCGCGGACCCGGCCGCCCGGCGGCTGCGCGACGTGCGGGCGACGTCGTACGAACCGCGGGCCGGCCAGGTCGCGGACAGCCTGCGGCGGATGGGCTGGCGGCAGTCCGAGGCCTCCGGCGAGGACGGATTCGCCGCGGGCCAGCCCCGCTACGTCTTCCAGGTGCCGTTCGCCGGCCGTTCGCTGGAGGACATCCACAACGGCCTGAACCAGCAGTGGCGCCGCAACATCAAGAAGGCGGAGAAGGCCGGGGTGAAGGTCGTGCGCGGCGACCTGGAGGACCTGCCGGCCTTCCACGAGCTGTACTGCGAGACCGCCGAGCGGGACCGCTTCATCCCGCGCCCGCTGCCGTACTTCCAGCGCATGTGGAGCGCGCTCACCGCCGAACACCCGGACCGCATGCGGCTCTACCTCGCCCACCACGACGGGGAGGTGCTCGCCGCGGCCACGATGCTGACCGTCGGCGACCACGTCTGGTACTCCTACGGCGCCTCCACCGCCCGCCGCCGCGAGGTGCAGCCGAGCAGCGCCGTGCAGTGGCGCATGATGACCGACGCGCACGAACTCGGCGCCGCCGTCTACGACCTGCGCGGCATCACCGACACCCTGGAGGAGTCCAGCCACCTGCTGGGCCTGCTGCGCTTCAAGGTGGGCACCGGCGGTGAGGCCGTCGAGTACCTCGGCGAATGGGACTACCCGCTCAACCGGCTGCTGTACAAGGCGCTCAACCTGTACCTCGCCCGCCGCTGA
- a CDS encoding FAD-binding and (Fe-S)-binding domain-containing protein, which yields MTDLEARLRAVVRGDVGFDVTSRALTTMDASNYRRVPVGVVAPRDADDVAAVLAVCREQGVPVVARGGGTSIAGQATGTGVVLDFTRHMNRLVALDPDARTAVVQPGLVLDRLQEAAAPHGLRFGPDPSTHSRCTLGGMIGNNSCGSHSVAWGTTADSVRELDVVTARGERLRLGRDWAGAPDGLRALAEEELARLRTGFPDLPRRISGYALDALLPERGADVARSFCGSEGTLGVLTEAVVRLVEAPRARALAVLAYADESAAAQAAAGLLPLGPLTVEGMAADLVPSPQALPRGGAWLFVETGGESAAEARARAEAVVRAADVVDALVITDPAGQRALWRIREDASGTATRMPDGTEAWPGWEDCAVPPARLGAYLRDFRALMAAHGLRGTPYGHFGDGCIHVRIDFDLLTEAGVARFRRFSEELAELVVAHGGSLSGEHGDGQARAELLPRMYGSEMVGLFERVKGVWDPDDLLNPGMLVRPAPLDSGLRFSVLPREPVDVAFGYPADGGDFPAAVRRCVGVAKCRTTSVSGPGVMCPSFRATGAEEHSTRGRARLLHEMLAGEVVTDGWRSTEVRDALDLCLSCKGCRSDCPVGVDMATYKAEFLHHHYAGRLRPAAHHTMGRLPVWLRAVARTHTAWLVNALAAVRPLAWAAKRLGGIAPERELPRVARRTFSRWWERRRAHRPATRGDVVVLWPDTFTEHLSPAVGQAAVRVLEAAGLRVALPPTVHLAKPPVGDGRTVALDPLTLLRGRGRVCCGLTYVSTGQLDRARAVMRRTLDLMEPVLETDAPVVVLEPSCAAALRTDVPELLHDDPRAARLAAKVLTFAEALERHAPGWRPPRVSRPVAGQTHCHQHAVLGDAADRRLREAARLTGELSGGCCGLAGNFGFEKGHYEVSAACAEEQLLPSVRDAPDGTVVLADGFSCRTQLRQLAGVRGRHLAEVLAEALDENPGRDGT from the coding sequence ATGACCGATCTCGAAGCGCGGTTGCGTGCCGTCGTCCGGGGTGACGTCGGGTTCGACGTCACCTCCCGGGCGCTGACGACCATGGACGCGTCCAACTACCGGCGGGTCCCGGTCGGCGTGGTCGCTCCGCGTGACGCCGACGACGTGGCGGCGGTGCTCGCGGTGTGCCGGGAGCAAGGGGTGCCCGTCGTCGCCCGGGGCGGCGGCACCTCCATCGCCGGGCAGGCCACCGGCACCGGTGTCGTCCTGGACTTCACCCGGCACATGAACCGGCTGGTCGCCCTGGATCCCGACGCGCGGACGGCTGTGGTGCAGCCGGGGCTGGTGCTGGACCGGCTCCAGGAGGCCGCCGCCCCGCACGGGCTGCGCTTCGGGCCCGACCCGTCCACGCACAGCCGCTGCACGCTCGGCGGCATGATCGGCAACAACTCGTGCGGCTCGCACTCGGTGGCGTGGGGCACGACCGCGGACAGTGTGCGGGAGCTGGACGTCGTCACCGCGCGGGGCGAGCGGCTGCGGCTCGGGCGGGACTGGGCCGGGGCGCCGGACGGGCTGCGTGCCCTGGCCGAGGAGGAGTTGGCGCGCCTGCGCACCGGCTTCCCCGACCTGCCCCGCCGCATCTCCGGCTACGCCCTGGACGCCCTGCTGCCCGAGCGCGGCGCCGACGTGGCCCGCTCCTTCTGTGGTTCTGAGGGCACCCTCGGCGTGCTGACGGAGGCGGTCGTACGCCTCGTCGAGGCCCCCCGCGCGCGGGCGCTGGCCGTGCTGGCGTACGCCGACGAGAGCGCGGCCGCCCAGGCCGCGGCCGGGCTGCTGCCCCTCGGCCCGCTGACCGTGGAGGGCATGGCGGCGGACCTGGTGCCGTCCCCGCAGGCGCTGCCGAGGGGCGGAGCCTGGCTGTTCGTGGAGACCGGCGGGGAGTCGGCGGCTGAGGCACGCGCGCGTGCGGAGGCGGTCGTGCGGGCCGCCGATGTGGTGGACGCGCTCGTGATCACCGACCCGGCGGGGCAGCGCGCGCTGTGGCGGATCCGGGAGGACGCGAGCGGTACGGCGACCCGGATGCCCGACGGGACCGAGGCGTGGCCGGGCTGGGAGGACTGCGCCGTGCCGCCCGCCCGGCTGGGGGCGTACCTGCGGGACTTCCGGGCGCTGATGGCGGCGCACGGCCTGCGCGGCACGCCGTACGGGCACTTCGGGGACGGCTGCATCCACGTCCGGATCGACTTCGACCTGCTCACCGAGGCGGGCGTCGCCCGTTTCCGCCGCTTCTCGGAGGAGCTCGCGGAGCTGGTGGTGGCGCACGGCGGCTCACTGTCCGGGGAGCACGGGGACGGGCAGGCGCGGGCGGAGCTGCTGCCGCGGATGTACGGCTCGGAGATGGTCGGCCTCTTCGAGCGGGTCAAAGGGGTGTGGGACCCGGACGACCTGCTCAACCCCGGCATGCTCGTCCGCCCCGCGCCACTCGACAGCGGCCTGCGCTTCTCCGTCCTGCCCCGCGAGCCCGTCGACGTGGCCTTCGGCTACCCGGCCGACGGCGGTGACTTCCCGGCGGCGGTGCGGCGCTGCGTGGGCGTCGCCAAGTGCCGTACGACCTCGGTGTCCGGCCCGGGCGTCATGTGCCCGTCCTTCCGGGCGACGGGCGCGGAGGAGCACTCCACGCGCGGGCGGGCCCGGCTGCTGCACGAGATGCTCGCCGGTGAGGTGGTGACGGACGGCTGGCGCTCGACCGAGGTCCGGGACGCGCTGGACCTGTGCCTGTCCTGCAAGGGCTGCCGCTCGGACTGCCCGGTCGGGGTCGACATGGCCACGTACAAGGCGGAGTTCCTGCACCACCACTACGCCGGGCGGCTCCGGCCCGCCGCGCACCACACCATGGGCCGGCTGCCCGTGTGGCTGCGGGCGGTGGCCCGTACGCACACGGCGTGGCTGGTCAACGCCCTGGCAGCGGTACGGCCTCTCGCCTGGGCGGCGAAGCGGCTGGGCGGCATCGCGCCCGAGCGGGAACTCCCGCGGGTGGCCCGGCGGACGTTCAGCCGGTGGTGGGAGCGGCGGCGGGCGCACCGCCCGGCCACGCGGGGCGACGTGGTCGTCCTGTGGCCCGACACCTTCACCGAGCACCTCTCCCCGGCCGTGGGGCAGGCCGCCGTACGGGTCCTGGAGGCGGCCGGGCTGCGGGTGGCGCTGCCGCCGACCGTGCACCTGGCGAAACCGCCCGTGGGGGACGGCAGGACCGTCGCCCTCGACCCGCTGACCCTGCTGCGCGGCCGGGGGCGGGTCTGCTGCGGGCTGACGTACGTGTCGACGGGCCAGCTGGACCGGGCCCGGGCCGTCATGCGCCGCACCCTGGACCTGATGGAACCGGTACTGGAGACCGACGCGCCGGTCGTGGTCCTGGAGCCGAGCTGCGCGGCTGCCCTGCGCACGGACGTTCCCGAGCTGCTCCACGACGACCCGCGCGCGGCCCGCCTGGCCGCGAAGGTGCTCACCTTCGCGGAGGCGCTGGAGCGCCACGCCCCCGGCTGGAGGCCGCCGCGCGTGTCCCGCCCGGTGGCCGGGCAGACCCACTGCCACCAGCACGCGGTGCTCGGCGACGCCGCCGACCGCCGGCTGCGGGAAGCGGCCCGGCTCACCGGCGAACTGAGCGGCGGCTGCTGCGGCCTCGCGGGGAACTTCGGCTTCGAGAAGGGCCACTACGAGGTGTCCGCCGCCTGCGCCGAGGAACAGCTCCTGCCGTCCGTGCGGGACGCCCCCGACGGCACGGTGGTCCTGGCGGACGGCTTCTCCTGCCGTACCCAGCTCCGGCAGCTGGCGGGCGTACGGGGCAGGCACCTCGCGGAGGTACTGGCCGAGGCGCTCGACGAGAACCCGGGGCGCGACGGCACGTGA
- a CDS encoding carbohydrate ABC transporter permease, which yields MAMTRTPVRRVLDYTVLSVLAFVFALPALYLFLGSLKPSDEVLNGLSGFLPTHLSFDNYAAVLDSLNSDSTGYFWQFMGVSVLLSFVVVTGGLIVNSMAAYGLTRLKWRGQNAVFTLVLLLMLIPFESVAVPLFYMFNGQRNTLFIQALPFVANAFAIYQFHTFFKKIPPSIEEAARLDGAGPWRTFFAIIVPMSRPVFASVAILTFLIQWGSFLWPVLMVSDPSVRPLPLEMSVFQGQQPPDWGQILAFGVLLVLPVLIVFAFFQRWFVEGVASSAVKG from the coding sequence ATGGCCATGACCCGTACGCCCGTGCGCCGCGTCCTCGACTACACCGTCCTGAGCGTCCTGGCGTTCGTCTTCGCCCTCCCCGCGCTCTACCTCTTCCTCGGCAGCCTCAAGCCGTCCGACGAGGTCCTGAACGGCCTGTCCGGCTTCCTGCCCACCCATCTCTCCTTCGACAACTACGCCGCCGTCCTCGACAGCCTCAACTCCGACAGCACGGGCTACTTCTGGCAGTTCATGGGCGTGTCGGTGCTGCTGTCGTTCGTCGTGGTGACGGGCGGGCTGATCGTCAACTCGATGGCGGCCTACGGGCTGACGCGGCTGAAGTGGCGGGGGCAGAACGCGGTGTTCACCCTGGTCCTGCTGCTGATGCTGATCCCGTTCGAGTCGGTGGCGGTGCCGCTGTTCTACATGTTCAACGGCCAGCGCAACACCCTGTTCATCCAGGCACTGCCGTTCGTCGCCAACGCCTTCGCGATCTACCAGTTCCACACGTTCTTCAAGAAGATCCCGCCGAGCATCGAGGAGGCGGCCCGGCTGGACGGCGCGGGGCCCTGGCGGACCTTCTTCGCGATCATCGTGCCGATGTCCCGGCCGGTGTTCGCCTCGGTCGCGATCCTCACGTTCCTGATCCAGTGGGGCTCCTTCCTGTGGCCGGTGCTGATGGTGTCCGACCCGTCCGTGCGCCCGCTGCCGCTGGAGATGAGCGTCTTCCAGGGCCAGCAGCCCCCGGACTGGGGTCAGATCCTCGCCTTCGGAGTGCTGCTGGTGCTGCCCGTGCTGATCGTCTTCGCGTTCTTCCAGCGCTGGTTCGTCGAGGGCGTGGCCAGCTCCGCCGTCAAGGGCTGA
- a CDS encoding carbohydrate ABC transporter permease, translating into MKTVEPAHAAAPGRAQAVSSAPPAKPPRHARGNRDRLHGLLMSAPAVGGLIAFVGIPFGYAVVLSFYNVRLGSPLEPAFFGVEHYRRLFTDPDLSGPFLRALLNNLTFAVVVVPLQTGLALALAILLNRKLKAIGVFRSFFFMPVVFPMALVAVIWRLILARSEQGMLNSLLDAVSFGHWGAFDWLGDGLTAMGSIIVLSVWQGVGFQMVILLAGLQQIPGELYEASQLDRASRWQQFRHVTLPGIRGTLVFVAMLTSVLSFRVFDQVYILIRGGGLDEDATRTVMYQAVTTAFDQNNIGQASAVTVVFFLIVVALTIVQRRVVRPDNED; encoded by the coding sequence GTGAAAACCGTGGAACCCGCGCACGCCGCGGCCCCAGGCCGGGCGCAGGCCGTCTCGTCCGCGCCCCCCGCGAAGCCCCCGCGTCACGCGCGCGGCAACCGTGACCGGCTGCACGGGCTGCTGATGTCCGCCCCGGCCGTCGGCGGGCTGATCGCCTTCGTCGGCATCCCGTTCGGCTACGCCGTGGTGCTCTCCTTCTACAACGTCCGCCTCGGCTCGCCGCTGGAGCCCGCCTTCTTCGGTGTGGAGCACTACCGGCGGCTGTTCACCGACCCCGATCTGTCCGGCCCGTTCCTGCGGGCGCTGCTGAACAACCTGACCTTCGCCGTCGTCGTCGTACCGCTCCAGACGGGCCTCGCCCTGGCCCTGGCGATCCTGCTCAACCGCAAGCTGAAGGCCATCGGCGTGTTCCGGTCCTTCTTCTTCATGCCGGTGGTCTTCCCGATGGCGCTGGTCGCCGTGATCTGGCGGCTGATCCTCGCCCGCAGCGAGCAGGGCATGCTCAACTCGCTGCTGGACGCGGTGAGTTTCGGCCACTGGGGCGCCTTCGACTGGCTCGGTGACGGCCTCACCGCGATGGGCTCGATCATCGTGCTGTCGGTGTGGCAGGGCGTCGGCTTCCAGATGGTCATCCTGCTGGCCGGCCTCCAGCAGATCCCGGGCGAGCTCTACGAGGCCTCCCAGCTGGACCGGGCCTCCCGCTGGCAGCAGTTCCGGCACGTCACCCTGCCCGGCATCCGCGGCACCCTCGTCTTCGTCGCGATGCTGACCTCGGTGCTGTCCTTCCGGGTCTTCGACCAGGTGTACATCCTCATCCGCGGCGGCGGCCTGGACGAGGACGCCACCCGCACGGTGATGTACCAGGCCGTCACCACGGCCTTCGACCAGAACAACATCGGCCAGGCCTCGGCCGTCACGGTGGTGTTCTTCCTGATCGTCGTCGCCCTGACCATCGTCCAGCGCCGCGTCGTCCGGCCCGACAACGAGGACTGA
- a CDS encoding ABC transporter substrate-binding protein produces MITGHGRHRRTGLTALALLPLAALAACGGGGGSDTSAEEGSGKGTISVWAHQGQASETAALQSAVKSFNSSQNAVKAELKLIPEKDYTKTITATDASELPDVLEFDGPTMANFVYNSKLAPVDGHVSAKTLGNATDAIKAQGEIEGKHYGLGMFDAGLGMYANKKLLDAAGVKYPTSVDDAWTAEEFGKALKALKGEDPDGKVLDISEQYGLASEWGTFGFSPIVFSAGGGLLKDGKAEGALDSPKTVSAMKTFQSWKPYVDPNTDGNAFAKGKVALSWVGHWNYPAYSKALGDDLAVLPLPDFGNGPKTGQGSWAWGIGADSKNGKAAGTFLDYLLNDDNVGAMTKANGAVPATRTALAKSDLYKKGGPLQLFADQLAKPCGDSDISASCVAVTRPVTAGYPTVTAKFNTALNSIYGGADPEEALRKAARAIDRDFTDNAGYEIP; encoded by the coding sequence ATGATCACCGGCCACGGAAGACACCGCCGTACGGGCCTGACGGCCCTCGCCCTGCTGCCACTGGCCGCACTGGCCGCCTGCGGCGGTGGGGGCGGCAGCGACACCTCTGCCGAGGAGGGCAGCGGCAAGGGCACCATCAGCGTCTGGGCCCACCAGGGCCAGGCGAGCGAGACGGCCGCGCTGCAGAGCGCGGTGAAGTCCTTCAACTCCTCGCAGAACGCCGTCAAGGCCGAGCTGAAGCTGATCCCCGAGAAGGACTACACCAAGACCATCACCGCCACCGACGCCTCCGAACTTCCGGACGTGCTGGAGTTCGACGGCCCGACGATGGCGAACTTCGTCTACAACAGCAAGCTCGCCCCGGTCGACGGCCACGTCTCCGCCAAGACCCTCGGCAACGCCACGGACGCGATCAAGGCGCAGGGCGAGATCGAGGGCAAGCACTACGGCCTCGGCATGTTCGACGCCGGGCTCGGCATGTACGCCAACAAGAAGCTGCTGGACGCGGCCGGCGTGAAGTACCCGACGAGCGTGGACGACGCCTGGACGGCCGAGGAGTTCGGCAAGGCCCTCAAGGCGCTGAAGGGCGAGGACCCCGACGGCAAGGTCCTCGACATATCGGAGCAGTACGGCCTGGCCTCCGAGTGGGGCACCTTCGGCTTCTCCCCGATCGTCTTCTCGGCCGGCGGCGGGCTGCTGAAGGACGGCAAGGCGGAAGGCGCCCTCGACAGCCCGAAGACCGTCTCCGCGATGAAGACCTTCCAGTCCTGGAAGCCCTACGTCGACCCCAACACCGACGGCAACGCCTTCGCCAAGGGCAAGGTGGCGCTGAGCTGGGTCGGCCACTGGAACTACCCCGCCTACAGCAAGGCCCTCGGCGACGACCTCGCCGTGCTGCCGCTGCCGGACTTCGGCAACGGTCCCAAGACCGGACAGGGTTCATGGGCCTGGGGCATCGGCGCCGACAGCAAGAACGGCAAGGCCGCCGGCACCTTCCTGGACTACCTGCTGAACGACGACAACGTCGGCGCGATGACGAAGGCCAACGGCGCGGTGCCCGCCACCAGGACCGCCCTGGCCAAGAGCGACCTCTACAAGAAGGGCGGCCCGCTCCAGCTCTTCGCCGACCAGTTGGCCAAGCCCTGCGGCGACAGCGACATCAGTGCCTCCTGCGTCGCCGTCACCCGCCCGGTGACCGCCGGATACCCCACCGTCACCGCCAAGTTCAACACGGCCCTGAACTCGATCTACGGCGGCGCCGACCCCGAGGAAGCCCTGCGGAAGGCCGCCCGCGCCATCGACCGGGACTTCACCGACAACGCCGGCTACGAGATCCCGTAA
- a CDS encoding LacI family DNA-binding transcriptional regulator, with amino-acid sequence MTVSITDVAEATGVSASTVSRALRGRSGVSEEMRARIVAAAAELGYTASRSASSLASGRTYTIGVVVPYVGRWFFGTVLDAAEKVFSAAGYDVLLYNLGSPEARKRFFTKLPIRKRVDAVLSLLIPDPEEAAALCSLGVPLATTVGGARPGFMVVGIDDRGGAESAVRHLVNLGHRRIGMISGASEPLHWTTPLDRRQGYLDVLADAGIESDPALEADGGYTVEGGERAMTELLALRHPPTAVFAQSDEMAMGALRALRRHRLRVPEDVSVVGFDDHELSEVVGLTTVAQPVAAQGREAARLLLTRLEGPDAGSPRPVEMPIRFILRETTAPPHTGRQR; translated from the coding sequence GTGACGGTCAGCATCACCGATGTCGCCGAGGCCACCGGCGTCTCGGCGTCCACCGTGTCCCGCGCCCTGCGCGGCCGTTCGGGAGTGTCGGAGGAGATGCGGGCCCGGATCGTCGCGGCCGCCGCCGAACTGGGCTACACCGCCTCGCGCTCGGCCTCCAGCCTGGCCAGCGGGCGCACCTACACCATCGGCGTCGTCGTCCCGTACGTCGGCCGCTGGTTCTTCGGCACGGTGCTGGACGCGGCCGAGAAGGTCTTCAGCGCCGCCGGTTACGACGTCCTGCTGTACAACCTCGGCTCACCGGAGGCACGCAAGCGTTTCTTCACCAAGCTGCCGATCCGCAAGCGGGTCGACGCCGTGCTGTCCCTGCTGATCCCGGACCCGGAGGAGGCCGCCGCCCTGTGCTCCCTCGGCGTGCCGCTGGCGACCACGGTCGGCGGCGCCCGGCCCGGCTTCATGGTGGTCGGCATCGACGACCGGGGCGGCGCGGAGAGCGCCGTACGGCACCTGGTGAACCTGGGCCACCGGCGGATCGGCATGATCTCCGGCGCCAGCGAGCCGCTGCACTGGACCACGCCCCTCGACCGCCGGCAGGGCTACCTGGACGTGCTGGCCGACGCGGGGATCGAGTCCGACCCCGCCCTGGAGGCGGACGGCGGTTACACGGTCGAGGGCGGTGAGCGGGCCATGACCGAGCTGCTGGCGCTGCGCCATCCGCCGACCGCCGTGTTCGCGCAGTCCGACGAGATGGCGATGGGCGCGCTGCGTGCCCTGCGCCGGCACCGTCTGAGGGTTCCGGAGGACGTGTCCGTGGTCGGCTTCGACGATCACGAGCTGTCCGAGGTGGTCGGGCTGACCACCGTGGCCCAGCCGGTCGCCGCCCAGGGCCGGGAGGCGGCCCGGCTGTTGCTGACGCGGCTGGAGGGGCCGGATGCCGGTTCGCCGCGCCCCGTCGAGATGCCCATCCGCTTCATCCTCCGCGAGACCACCGCTCCGCCGCACACCGGCCGGCAGCGGTAG
- a CDS encoding mucin-1: MRYAPPGLCVNDFDLLRHADGTYTVLHLQGPWTSEFDHLRMETSYGRATSTDLVHWEPQGTAFGNGLPGRFDQQAVWTMHAFPHGPGMAMLYTAVSGLTPDGWPLQSIGLARSERTDGTGWRRHGTGPVVEADGRWYRTGDRMGWRDPFVVRDDESDGWVMVVCAADASLPVEVGGCVAWATSDDLEHWTVHPPLVSPGDVDEFECPVLERLDDGGWLLLGSIGATRGFEAWTAPRLRGPWTRRGPLGPTGAYAPRVVAAPDGSRVVLHTTPRRVGLSDTGERCRGMLAQPKALAVPADSAPRLEWWPGLDPWLGGETYDALLHAVGDVSLSGRTEIVLRTQASGPDRPALTVGCDGKNLWVTGPEGTPLGETLLPEPAAGLRILTVGEYVEVYADGVFVLTTLCYSGRPAPWTATTEGGVRPVAVRPLRLPDPHRDDASAVWPGPPH, from the coding sequence ATGCGATACGCGCCGCCCGGCCTCTGCGTGAACGACTTCGACCTCCTGCGCCACGCGGACGGCACCTACACCGTGCTGCACCTCCAGGGCCCGTGGACGTCCGAGTTCGACCACCTGCGCATGGAGACCTCGTACGGCCGGGCCACCTCCACCGACCTGGTCCACTGGGAGCCGCAGGGCACGGCCTTCGGCAACGGCCTGCCGGGCCGCTTCGACCAGCAGGCGGTGTGGACCATGCACGCCTTCCCGCACGGCCCCGGCATGGCGATGCTCTACACCGCCGTCTCCGGACTCACCCCGGACGGCTGGCCCCTGCAGTCGATCGGCCTGGCCCGCTCCGAGCGCACCGACGGCACCGGCTGGCGCCGCCACGGCACGGGGCCGGTCGTCGAGGCGGACGGGCGCTGGTACCGCACCGGCGACCGCATGGGCTGGCGCGACCCCTTCGTCGTGCGCGACGACGAGTCCGACGGCTGGGTGATGGTGGTCTGCGCCGCCGACGCCTCCCTGCCCGTCGAGGTCGGCGGGTGCGTCGCCTGGGCCACCTCCGACGACCTGGAGCACTGGACCGTCCACCCGCCGTTGGTCTCCCCCGGCGACGTCGACGAGTTCGAGTGCCCCGTCCTGGAACGCCTCGACGACGGCGGCTGGCTGCTGCTCGGCTCCATCGGCGCCACCCGGGGCTTCGAGGCGTGGACCGCTCCGCGCCTGCGCGGCCCGTGGACCCGCCGCGGCCCGCTCGGCCCGACGGGCGCGTACGCCCCGCGCGTCGTCGCCGCCCCCGACGGCTCGCGCGTCGTGCTGCACACCACCCCGCGCCGCGTCGGCCTCAGCGACACCGGCGAGCGCTGCCGCGGCATGCTCGCCCAGCCCAAGGCCCTCGCCGTACCCGCGGATTCGGCACCCCGCCTGGAGTGGTGGCCGGGCCTGGACCCCTGGCTCGGTGGGGAGACGTACGACGCCCTCCTGCACGCGGTCGGCGACGTCAGCCTCTCCGGCCGCACCGAGATCGTCCTGCGCACGCAGGCCTCCGGCCCGGACCGGCCCGCGCTCACGGTCGGCTGCGACGGCAAGAACCTGTGGGTCACCGGCCCCGAGGGCACCCCGCTCGGCGAGACCCTCCTGCCGGAACCCGCCGCCGGCTTGCGCATCCTCACCGTCGGTGAGTACGTCGAGGTCTACGCCGACGGCGTCTTCGTCCTCACCACCCTGTGCTACTCCGGCCGCCCCGCACCCTGGACGGCCACCACCGAGGGCGGAGTCCGCCCCGTCGCCGTCCGCCCCCTGCGGCTGCCGGACCCGCACCGCGACGACGCCTCGGCCGTCTGGCCCGGCCCGCCGCACTGA